In Porphyrobacter sp. LM 6, one DNA window encodes the following:
- the wrbA gene encoding NAD(P)H:quinone oxidoreductase, translated as MTKVLVLYYSSYGHIEAMAAAVAEGAASVPGTEVSVKRVPELVPDDVAAASGVKLDQAAPIADPNELADYDAIIFGTPTRFGNMAAQMRNFLDQTGGLWFTKALVGKVGSVFVSTASQHGGQETTITSFHTTLLHHGMVIVGLPYTFEGNAEMNEISGGTPYGASTLAGNDGSRMPSANELAGARFQGAHVAAIAAKLAA; from the coding sequence ATGACCAAGGTGCTGGTGCTCTATTATTCGAGCTATGGCCATATCGAGGCGATGGCCGCTGCGGTTGCCGAAGGCGCCGCCAGCGTCCCCGGCACCGAAGTCAGTGTGAAGCGCGTTCCCGAACTGGTGCCCGACGATGTTGCGGCCGCATCGGGCGTGAAGCTCGATCAGGCCGCACCTATCGCCGATCCGAACGAGCTGGCCGATTATGACGCGATCATCTTCGGCACGCCCACCCGCTTCGGCAACATGGCGGCACAGATGCGCAACTTCCTCGATCAGACGGGTGGGTTGTGGTTCACCAAGGCGCTGGTCGGCAAGGTCGGCTCGGTGTTCGTCTCAACCGCCAGCCAGCACGGCGGGCAGGAGACCACCATCACCTCGTTCCACACCACCCTGCTGCACCACGGCATGGTGATTGTCGGCCTGCCCTACACGTTCGAAGGCAATGCCGAGATGAACGAAATCAGCGGCGGCACCCCCTATGGCGCGAGCACGCTGGCTGGTAATGACGGCAGCCGGATGCCGAGCGCGAACGAGCTCGCCGGGGCGCGCTTCCAGGGCGCGCACGTGGCGGCCATCGCCGCCAAGCTGGCCGCCTGA
- a CDS encoding TonB-dependent receptor, with product MKFPGTSLASTVALAAATLTAAPLAAQDAAAPAADTAADEGIVVTGLRRTETLQDTPAAVTAFDSKAIENAGIERPSDFIALTPNVNLVETQNAGNAFVIIRGITQNRNSEPSVAVIVDGVQQVNPAQFNQDLFDIEQIEVLKGPQGGLYGRNAIGGAIIISTKKPTDEFAGNITAGIDNGFGYFLRGGVSGPIAENVKFRIAGSWYDTEGFIPNTFLGEDADPVEDFSLRGNLLIEATDQLTFDLRASVNQLRTQGLYYNIVADVNDIADVRVNNTGQNDRDIYNVALKVEYAGDNAVLTSISSYDTVKEILTGDAFDFQPIPDSFFFNLFEFLFGPGNGFDLNQSQYLNVKAFSQEVRLASPEDGRPFNWMVGGYLIDTTRFISTGNMIDTGNGVFPVYRSPSTNPLNPQFSYLADGQENFAWAMFANAGYELSPEFRVDASLRYDRDRRRQTTLTPQGFLPNVPGVPQAQSGEVRTAVFDDWQPKITLTYEPSPDFTLYGGYSRGFRSGGFNQTGVGAEAVNNGIVGVGDLFQDETADTFEVGAKAQLGPVRLAGAAYTTLSKNSYFFVFLAQSSTQNLGNIPETRINGFELEASAEVLPNFDINAAIGVTDSEIKDFADPSVIGNEAPQISRYTLNLGAQYAGPISDTIDGLLRIDYRRTGKTWWEPFNTTVRNPVDLVDARAGVKLENGVSITAFAQNLFDETYNAEFSPGGFVFRARPRRYGVEIGYKF from the coding sequence ATGAAGTTTCCGGGCACCAGCCTCGCCAGCACCGTTGCGCTTGCCGCAGCCACGCTGACCGCCGCACCCCTCGCCGCGCAGGATGCCGCCGCACCCGCCGCCGATACCGCCGCCGATGAAGGCATCGTCGTCACCGGCCTGCGCCGCACCGAAACCTTGCAGGACACGCCCGCCGCGGTCACCGCGTTCGATTCGAAGGCGATCGAGAATGCCGGGATCGAGCGCCCGTCCGATTTCATCGCGCTCACCCCCAACGTGAACCTCGTCGAGACGCAGAACGCAGGCAACGCCTTCGTCATCATCCGCGGCATCACCCAGAACCGCAATTCCGAGCCTTCGGTGGCGGTGATCGTCGACGGGGTGCAGCAGGTGAACCCGGCCCAGTTCAACCAGGATCTGTTCGATATCGAGCAGATCGAAGTGCTGAAAGGCCCGCAGGGCGGCCTCTATGGTCGTAACGCCATCGGCGGCGCGATCATCATCAGCACCAAGAAGCCGACCGACGAATTCGCCGGCAACATCACCGCCGGCATCGACAACGGCTTCGGCTACTTCCTGCGCGGCGGGGTGAGCGGCCCGATTGCCGAGAACGTCAAGTTCCGCATCGCTGGCTCGTGGTACGATACCGAAGGCTTCATCCCCAACACCTTCCTGGGTGAAGATGCCGATCCGGTCGAAGACTTCAGCCTGCGCGGCAACCTGCTGATCGAAGCCACCGACCAGCTGACCTTCGATCTGCGCGCCAGCGTCAACCAGCTGCGCACGCAGGGCCTCTATTACAACATCGTCGCCGACGTGAACGACATTGCCGACGTGCGGGTCAACAACACCGGCCAGAACGACCGCGATATCTACAACGTCGCGCTCAAGGTCGAATATGCCGGCGACAACGCGGTGCTGACCTCGATCTCGTCCTATGACACCGTCAAGGAAATCCTGACCGGCGACGCGTTCGATTTCCAGCCGATCCCGGACAGCTTCTTCTTCAACCTGTTCGAATTCCTGTTCGGCCCCGGCAACGGCTTCGACCTCAACCAGAGCCAGTATCTGAACGTGAAGGCGTTTAGCCAGGAAGTGCGCCTCGCTTCGCCCGAGGATGGCCGTCCGTTCAACTGGATGGTCGGCGGCTACCTGATCGACACCACCCGGTTCATTTCGACCGGCAACATGATCGATACCGGCAACGGCGTATTCCCGGTCTATCGCAGCCCTTCGACCAACCCGCTCAACCCGCAGTTCTCCTATCTGGCTGACGGGCAGGAAAACTTCGCCTGGGCGATGTTCGCCAATGCCGGTTACGAGCTGAGCCCCGAGTTCCGGGTCGATGCCTCGCTGCGCTATGACCGTGATCGTCGCCGCCAGACCACGCTGACCCCGCAGGGCTTCCTTCCCAATGTGCCCGGCGTGCCGCAGGCGCAGAGCGGTGAAGTCCGCACCGCGGTGTTCGATGACTGGCAGCCCAAGATCACGCTGACCTATGAACCGAGCCCCGACTTCACGCTTTATGGCGGCTATTCGCGCGGTTTCCGTTCGGGCGGGTTCAACCAGACCGGCGTTGGCGCCGAAGCGGTCAACAACGGCATCGTCGGCGTGGGCGACCTGTTCCAGGACGAAACCGCCGATACTTTCGAAGTCGGTGCCAAGGCCCAGCTCGGGCCGGTGCGTCTGGCAGGTGCGGCCTACACCACGCTGTCGAAGAACAGCTACTTCTTCGTATTCCTCGCACAGTCCTCGACCCAGAACCTCGGCAATATTCCCGAGACGCGGATCAACGGCTTCGAACTGGAAGCGAGCGCGGAAGTGCTGCCCAACTTCGATATCAACGCTGCGATCGGCGTGACCGACAGCGAGATCAAGGACTTCGCCGATCCCTCGGTGATCGGCAACGAAGCTCCGCAGATCTCGCGCTACACGCTCAACCTCGGCGCGCAGTATGCCGGGCCGATCTCCGACACCATCGATGGCCTGCTGCGGATCGACTATCGCCGCACCGGCAAGACCTGGTGGGAGCCGTTCAACACCACCGTGCGCAATCCGGTCGATCTGGTCGATGCGCGTGCAGGCGTGAAGCTGGAAAACGGCGTGTCGATCACGGCCTTCGCCCAGAACCTGTTTGACGAGACCTACAACGCCGAATTCTCGCCCGGCGGGTTCGTGTTCCGCGCCCGTCCGCGTCGTTACGGCGTTGAAATCGGCTACAAGTTCTAA
- a CDS encoding IclR family transcriptional regulator domain-containing protein — protein sequence MGSAGAEATIREQGKDPEFLSTLERGLRVLKAFDEDHPEMTLSEVAAKTGLPPAVARRCLITLVELGYVGQHERKFLLRPAVLTIGSAFLASMQIEQVVLPPLQALRDQTGDSASLCVLSGAEILYVAHVSTDRRFRVAAGVGTRFPFHATSLGKALAAHLPEAERAALLARAPFQRFTERTVTDGAAMAERLDLIAARGYDSALDELDYGIVSVAVPIFGRGGRVIASINCSTSTTRISQDELVRTRLPLLRAAAGEIEASLKRWPTLEAALMP from the coding sequence ATGGGATCCGCAGGGGCTGAAGCCACGATCAGGGAACAGGGGAAGGACCCCGAGTTCCTCTCCACGCTCGAACGGGGCCTGCGCGTCCTCAAGGCGTTTGACGAGGATCACCCGGAGATGACCCTGTCCGAAGTGGCGGCCAAGACCGGCCTGCCCCCGGCGGTGGCGCGGCGGTGCCTGATCACGCTGGTCGAGCTCGGCTATGTCGGTCAGCACGAACGCAAGTTTCTGCTGCGCCCGGCGGTGCTGACGATCGGCTCGGCGTTCCTCGCCTCGATGCAGATCGAACAGGTCGTGCTCCCGCCCTTGCAAGCCCTGCGCGACCAGACCGGCGACAGCGCCTCGCTGTGCGTGCTTTCGGGAGCAGAGATCCTCTATGTCGCCCACGTTTCGACCGACCGGCGGTTCCGCGTCGCGGCGGGCGTCGGCACGCGCTTTCCCTTCCACGCGACCTCGCTCGGCAAGGCGCTGGCCGCGCATCTGCCGGAGGCCGAGCGCGCTGCCTTGCTCGCACGCGCGCCGTTCCAGCGCTTTACCGAGCGCACCGTCACCGACGGCGCGGCGATGGCCGAACGGCTCGATCTGATCGCGGCGCGGGGGTACGATTCCGCGCTCGACGAGCTCGATTACGGGATCGTCTCGGTCGCCGTGCCGATCTTCGGGCGCGGGGGACGGGTGATTGCGAGCATTAACTGCTCGACTTCGACCACCCGCATTTCGCAGGACGAGCTGGTCCGCACCCGCCTGCCGCTGCTGCGCGCTGCTGCGGGCGAAATCGAGGCTTCGCTGAAGCGCTGGCCGACGCTCGAAGCAGCGCTGATGCCCTGA
- a CDS encoding CaiB/BaiF CoA transferase family protein: MTARPLQGVTVLEMGTFITGPAAGMLLADLGADVIKVEQPGTGDPFRNFKGELYAPHFQTYNRNKRSITIDPKNPDDLAVLDRLVEDADVFIQNFRPGVAGRLNVDAARLQGINPRLVYATISGFGSEGPERDRPAFDTVAQAASGFLRLLVNPEHPRVVGPAIADAMTGFYTALGILAALNERHVTGKGRVVETSMFEAMCHFNLDDFTHLLSAGEVMGPYSRPHVSQSYVFQCSDGRWLALHMSSPPKFWENLAAAVGHPDMLEQPAFATREARIAHYEDVAAFLAPIFATRTRAEWTEELTLREVPNSPVYDTTEVLATEQAKVLGIEVSDPDGPHGEFRTIRFPVSFDGERMDSVTAPPVLGADDAAIRRSIERPVHGIRRG; this comes from the coding sequence ATGACCGCGAGACCCCTACAGGGCGTTACCGTGCTTGAAATGGGCACCTTCATCACCGGCCCGGCGGCCGGGATGCTGCTCGCTGATCTGGGCGCGGATGTCATCAAGGTCGAACAGCCGGGGACCGGTGATCCGTTCCGCAACTTCAAGGGCGAACTCTACGCCCCCCACTTCCAGACCTATAACCGCAACAAGCGTTCGATCACCATCGATCCCAAGAACCCCGACGATCTCGCCGTGCTCGACCGGCTGGTCGAGGATGCCGACGTGTTCATCCAGAACTTCCGCCCGGGTGTGGCGGGGCGGCTGAATGTCGATGCGGCGCGGCTCCAGGGGATCAACCCGCGGCTGGTCTATGCCACGATTTCGGGCTTCGGCAGCGAGGGGCCGGAGCGCGATCGCCCCGCCTTCGACACCGTCGCGCAGGCCGCATCCGGCTTCCTGCGGCTGCTGGTGAACCCCGAACACCCGCGCGTGGTCGGCCCCGCAATCGCCGATGCCATGACCGGCTTCTACACGGCGCTCGGCATCCTTGCGGCGCTCAACGAACGCCATGTCACCGGCAAGGGCCGCGTGGTCGAAACCTCGATGTTCGAGGCAATGTGCCACTTCAACCTCGACGACTTCACCCACCTGCTCTCCGCCGGAGAGGTCATGGGGCCGTATAGCCGCCCGCATGTCAGCCAGAGCTATGTGTTCCAGTGCTCGGACGGCAGGTGGCTGGCACTGCACATGTCATCGCCGCCCAAGTTCTGGGAAAACCTCGCTGCTGCGGTCGGCCATCCCGATATGCTCGAACAGCCCGCCTTCGCCACCCGCGAGGCGCGGATCGCGCATTACGAGGATGTCGCCGCCTTCCTCGCGCCGATCTTCGCGACCCGCACCCGCGCCGAGTGGACCGAGGAACTCACGCTGCGCGAAGTGCCCAATTCGCCCGTCTATGACACCACCGAGGTGCTGGCCACGGAGCAGGCCAAGGTGCTCGGGATCGAGGTCAGCGATCCCGATGGCCCGCATGGCGAATTCCGCACGATCCGTTTCCCGGTGAGCTTCGATGGCGAACGGATGGACAGCGTCACCGCCCCGCCCGTATTGGGAGCCGACGACGCGGCAATCCGCCGCTCCATCGAAAGGCCGGTGCATGGGATCCGCAGGGGCTGA
- a CDS encoding citryl-CoA lyase gives MRIGKQDNAVTSICTSDATSITVRGMDLCSEVIGHVDFTSYFWLLVTGTMPSAPQKALADAVLCAIAEHGLVPSVVATRMTYAAAPEAFHGAVAAGLLGCGSVVLGSAEVAGKFYAQVVADSEGGDPAATATAAIKALRAEKKAIPGFGHPQHSGGDPRAHRLLALAKEHGMEGKHIAMLRTIEAVLPDAIGRSLPINVNGAIPAVMLDAGFPLAALKGISLLARTASLIAHLQEETERPIGFIMSGAAAERIGFADEA, from the coding sequence ATGCGTATCGGCAAACAGGACAACGCCGTCACCTCGATCTGCACCTCGGATGCCACCAGCATCACCGTGCGGGGCATGGACCTGTGTAGCGAAGTGATCGGCCATGTCGATTTCACGAGCTACTTCTGGCTGCTGGTGACCGGCACCATGCCCTCTGCCCCGCAGAAGGCGCTGGCGGATGCGGTGCTGTGCGCGATTGCCGAACATGGGCTGGTTCCGAGCGTTGTCGCCACCCGCATGACCTATGCCGCCGCGCCGGAAGCCTTCCACGGGGCGGTTGCCGCTGGCCTGCTCGGGTGCGGCAGCGTGGTGCTGGGTAGCGCGGAAGTTGCGGGCAAGTTCTACGCGCAGGTCGTCGCCGATAGCGAGGGCGGCGATCCAGCCGCCACGGCCACCGCGGCGATCAAGGCCCTGCGCGCGGAAAAGAAGGCGATACCCGGCTTCGGCCACCCGCAGCATTCGGGCGGCGATCCGCGCGCGCATCGACTGCTGGCGCTCGCCAAGGAGCACGGGATGGAGGGCAAGCACATCGCGATGCTCCGCACCATCGAAGCCGTGCTGCCCGACGCGATCGGCCGCAGCCTGCCGATCAACGTCAACGGCGCGATTCCCGCCGTGATGCTCGACGCGGGCTTCCCGCTTGCAGCGCTCAAGGGCATTTCTCTGCTCGCCCGCACCGCCAGCCTGATCGCGCACCTTCAGGAAGAGACCGAACGCCCGATCGGCTTCATCATGTCGGGCGCGGCGGCCGAACGGATCGGTTTTGCCGACGAGGCGTGA
- a CDS encoding J domain-containing protein — protein MDSGQAFVDFYSVLKVHPQCDQKTLEAAYRDLAKIYHPDHPETADTDKFREVLQAYRAIKEPEDRAQYDLQYSLHTGFSFEVADAADEKNEREALSDGDAHSRILMHLYKRRRDVASEPGVGQYTLQQMLNCSDETFQFHMWYLRGKGFIEYTEDGTLAITVVGVDHVIAMSKMHAQEKLQIEQARYFGAASSEA, from the coding sequence ATGGACAGCGGCCAGGCCTTTGTCGATTTCTACAGCGTACTAAAGGTCCACCCGCAGTGCGACCAGAAGACGCTTGAGGCCGCCTATCGCGATCTCGCCAAGATCTATCACCCCGATCACCCGGAAACCGCCGATACCGACAAGTTCCGCGAGGTGCTTCAGGCCTACCGCGCGATCAAGGAACCCGAAGACCGCGCGCAGTACGATCTGCAATATTCGCTGCACACCGGCTTTTCCTTCGAGGTGGCCGATGCCGCCGACGAGAAGAACGAGCGCGAGGCGCTGTCGGACGGGGATGCCCATTCGCGCATCCTGATGCATCTCTACAAGCGCCGGCGCGATGTCGCGAGCGAGCCGGGGGTGGGGCAATACACCCTTCAGCAGATGCTGAACTGCTCGGACGAGACCTTCCAGTTCCACATGTGGTATCTGCGCGGCAAGGGCTTCATCGAATACACCGAGGACGGCACGCTGGCGATCACCGTGGTCGGGGTCGATCACGTGATCGCGATGTCGAAGATGCACGCGCAGGAAAAGCTCCAGATCGAGCAGGCGCGTTACTTCGGCGCGGCTTCGTCCGAGGCCTGA
- a CDS encoding molybdopterin-dependent oxidoreductase → MTDSRLSRRMLLAGAGGAAIAAPVLAQKLIDLHLPGGPSLRPLEPAFPGKGEVIVQRVRPPLLETPMSVFREGTITPNDRFFVRWNWDLPTEVKAADHRVAVGGAVKQAVSLTLDEVAAAGEHVDVVAINQCAGNGRGLSEPRVTGTQWGNGAMGCAKWTGVRLRDVLAKAGGTAPWAKRVRFAGLDVPLTDGAPQFIKSIPMDIAMRDDVLVAWGMNDEPLSLLHGFPLRIVVPGWFSTYWVKMLSTIEVLSDEEDPAHYMADTYRFPAAPVKPGDKDFPTVPITTMPPRAFITSHADGEAVARGEPLTLKGIAMGGDAALAKVDLVGAGLELPCELGPDEGPYAFRRWQVTIPAVTQDLAGIGVRAANAKGAVQPEVLVWNPSGYARNVIERITLRAL, encoded by the coding sequence ATGACCGACAGCAGGCTTTCGCGCCGTATGCTGCTCGCCGGAGCGGGCGGCGCTGCGATTGCCGCGCCGGTGCTCGCGCAAAAGCTGATCGACCTTCACCTGCCCGGCGGGCCGAGCCTGCGCCCGCTTGAGCCGGCCTTCCCCGGCAAGGGCGAAGTGATCGTGCAGCGGGTGCGCCCGCCGCTGCTCGAAACCCCGATGAGCGTGTTCCGCGAAGGCACGATCACCCCCAACGACCGCTTCTTCGTCCGCTGGAACTGGGACCTGCCGACCGAGGTCAAGGCGGCCGATCACCGCGTGGCGGTGGGCGGCGCGGTGAAGCAGGCGGTGTCGCTGACGCTCGACGAGGTTGCAGCGGCAGGCGAGCATGTCGATGTCGTCGCGATCAACCAGTGCGCGGGCAACGGGCGCGGGCTGTCCGAGCCGCGCGTCACCGGCACCCAGTGGGGCAACGGCGCCATGGGCTGCGCCAAGTGGACCGGGGTGCGTCTCAGGGACGTGCTCGCCAAGGCAGGCGGCACCGCGCCCTGGGCCAAGCGTGTGCGCTTTGCCGGGCTCGACGTGCCGCTGACCGATGGCGCGCCGCAGTTCATCAAGTCGATCCCGATGGATATCGCCATGCGCGATGATGTGCTGGTCGCCTGGGGCATGAACGACGAGCCGCTCTCGCTGCTCCACGGCTTCCCCTTGCGGATCGTGGTGCCGGGATGGTTCTCGACCTACTGGGTCAAGATGCTGAGCACCATTGAGGTGCTGAGCGACGAGGAAGATCCGGCGCACTACATGGCCGATACCTATCGCTTCCCGGCTGCGCCAGTGAAGCCGGGTGACAAGGACTTCCCGACCGTCCCCATCACCACCATGCCGCCGCGCGCTTTCATTACCAGCCATGCCGATGGCGAGGCGGTGGCGCGGGGCGAACCCCTGACGCTCAAGGGGATCGCGATGGGCGGCGATGCGGCGCTCGCCAAGGTCGATCTGGTCGGCGCCGGGCTGGAACTGCCATGCGAGCTTGGCCCCGACGAAGGCCCTTACGCCTTCCGCCGCTGGCAGGTGACCATCCCCGCGGTGACGCAGGATCTCGCCGGGATAGGCGTGCGCGCCGCCAATGCGAAGGGCGCAGTGCAGCCCGAAGTGCTTGTCTGGAACCCGAGCGGCTATGCCCGCAACGTGATCGAACGCATCACCCTGAGGGCGCTATGA
- the ribB gene encoding 3,4-dihydroxy-2-butanone-4-phosphate synthase — protein MTGAAGLDAALAAIAAGRMAVIAGDRLRGGDIDLMIAAEAVTPEAINFMATHGRGLICLSVTPERAAQLGLTLVNPGTERQTGRPFARSIEAAHGVSTGISAADRAHTVRVAIAPGASNADIHSPGHVFPLIAQSGGVLTRASACEASIDLARLAGAGDAAVICSIMRDDGEMARLEDIGDLIAAHGLAVAEIGELIARLERADA, from the coding sequence GTGACCGGCGCGGCGGGCCTCGATGCGGCGCTCGCGGCGATTGCGGCGGGCCGGATGGCGGTGATCGCGGGCGACCGGCTGCGCGGCGGCGATATCGATCTGATGATCGCCGCCGAGGCAGTGACGCCCGAGGCGATCAACTTCATGGCGACCCACGGCCGCGGGTTGATCTGCTTATCGGTCACGCCCGAGCGTGCCGCGCAGCTGGGCCTTACCCTCGTCAACCCGGGCACCGAGCGCCAGACCGGGCGGCCCTTCGCCCGCTCAATCGAGGCGGCGCACGGGGTTTCGACCGGCATCTCCGCGGCCGACCGCGCGCACACGGTGCGGGTGGCGATCGCGCCGGGGGCGAGCAATGCCGATATCCATTCGCCCGGCCATGTCTTCCCCTTGATCGCGCAGAGCGGCGGTGTGCTGACGCGTGCCTCGGCCTGCGAGGCCTCGATCGATCTCGCGCGGCTGGCCGGCGCGGGCGATGCGGCGGTGATCTGCTCGATCATGCGCGACGATGGCGAAATGGCGCGGCTCGAAGATATCGGCGATCTAATCGCAGCGCATGGCCTGGCGGTGGCCGAAATCGGCGAGCTGATCGCACGGCTTGAGAGGGCAGACGCATGA
- a CDS encoding NADPH-dependent FMN reductase yields MTRIVALGGTVNPGSSTEQALRLAASIAEAEGAEVQVFGGEYLTALPHYLGPDHDATMGAEMVEAVRRADGLLVAAPGYHGTISGVVKNALDYLEDLARDERPYLDGRAVGLIATAFGDQASMSTLLTMRAITHALRGWPTPMGATIRTYRGLFSPDGECLDERARGQLELVGKQVVLGARSFAAGRDLA; encoded by the coding sequence ATGACCCGAATCGTAGCCCTTGGCGGCACGGTCAATCCCGGCAGTTCGACCGAACAGGCGCTGCGCCTGGCGGCCAGCATCGCCGAGGCCGAAGGGGCGGAGGTGCAGGTGTTCGGCGGCGAATATCTGACCGCGCTGCCGCACTATCTCGGCCCGGATCACGATGCGACGATGGGTGCGGAAATGGTCGAGGCCGTGCGCCGCGCCGATGGCTTGCTGGTCGCCGCACCGGGCTATCACGGCACGATTTCGGGCGTGGTCAAGAACGCGCTCGATTACCTCGAGGATCTGGCGCGCGATGAACGCCCCTATCTCGATGGCCGCGCGGTCGGGCTGATTGCGACCGCGTTCGGCGATCAGGCCTCGATGTCGACGCTGCTGACGATGCGGGCGATTACCCACGCGCTGCGCGGCTGGCCGACCCCGATGGGCGCGACGATCCGCACCTATCGCGGGCTGTTCTCCCCCGATGGCGAATGCCTCGATGAACGCGCGCGGGGCCAGCTTGAACTGGTCGGCAAGCAGGTCGTGCTCGGCGCGCGCAGCTTTGCCGCGGGAAGGGATCTGGCGTGA
- a CDS encoding glycerol-3-phosphate dehydrogenase, whose product MSEGVFDLAVIGGGVNGAGIARDATGRGAKVLLLERGDLAQGTSSNSTKLIHGGLRYLEHYEFALVREALSEREVLWGIAPHIIWPLRFILPHRPGLRPRWLLRLGLFLYDHIGGRKYLPAAQSVTLASHPAGAPLKPEYTRAFAYSDGWVDDARLVVLNARDAADRGAEVRTRCEVTTLAREGDLWRIEAGGETFHARAVVNAAGPRVLDLLGRAGEPTTQKMRLVRGSHIVVRKLFDHDYAYFFQLPDGRIFFAIPYEQDFTLIGTTDVDHQAGLDEVKASAEEIAYLCEGASEYFRTPVTPADVVWTYSGVRPLVDDGSGKPEAATRGYRFELDGGTDGTAPLLSVFGGKITTYRHLSAEAVEQLKPFLPALDDQDWTGTKPLPGGDFGMTEASAKMAELRARYPFLSEREAQRLIRLYGTRAVAFLGAAASASDLGEDFGHGLTAAEVDHLIAHEWARTAEDVLWRRTKLGLHFTPEQTARLAAYLAERTSQA is encoded by the coding sequence ATGAGCGAAGGCGTGTTCGATCTGGCGGTCATCGGCGGCGGGGTAAACGGCGCAGGCATTGCGCGCGATGCTACCGGGCGCGGGGCAAAGGTGCTGCTGCTCGAACGCGGCGATCTGGCGCAGGGCACCTCGTCCAATTCGACCAAGCTGATCCACGGCGGCCTGCGCTATCTCGAGCATTACGAATTCGCTCTGGTGCGCGAGGCGCTGTCCGAGCGCGAGGTGCTGTGGGGCATTGCCCCGCACATCATCTGGCCGCTGCGCTTCATCCTCCCCCACCGCCCCGGCCTGCGTCCGCGCTGGCTGCTGCGGTTGGGGCTGTTCCTCTATGACCACATCGGTGGGCGCAAATATCTGCCCGCCGCGCAATCGGTCACACTGGCGAGCCACCCGGCGGGCGCGCCGCTCAAGCCCGAATACACCCGCGCCTTCGCCTACTCGGATGGCTGGGTGGATGATGCGCGGCTGGTGGTGCTGAACGCCCGCGATGCCGCCGATCGCGGTGCCGAGGTGCGGACGCGCTGCGAAGTGACGACGCTCGCCCGCGAAGGCGATCTGTGGCGGATCGAAGCGGGCGGAGAGACCTTCCACGCCCGCGCCGTGGTCAACGCCGCCGGCCCGCGCGTGCTCGATCTGCTCGGCCGTGCAGGCGAGCCGACCACGCAGAAAATGCGCCTCGTGCGCGGTTCGCACATCGTGGTCCGCAAGCTGTTCGACCACGACTACGCCTATTTCTTCCAGCTGCCCGACGGGCGGATCTTCTTCGCCATCCCCTACGAACAGGACTTCACCCTGATCGGCACCACCGATGTAGACCATCAGGCGGGGCTCGACGAGGTGAAGGCGAGCGCCGAGGAGATCGCCTATCTGTGCGAGGGCGCCTCGGAATATTTCCGTACCCCCGTCACCCCCGCTGATGTGGTGTGGACCTATTCCGGCGTGCGCCCGCTGGTGGATGACGGATCGGGCAAGCCGGAGGCGGCGACGCGCGGCTATCGCTTCGAGCTTGACGGTGGCACCGATGGAACCGCGCCGCTGCTGTCAGTCTTCGGCGGCAAGATCACGACCTATCGCCACCTGTCCGCCGAGGCGGTGGAGCAGCTCAAGCCCTTTCTGCCCGCGCTGGACGACCAGGACTGGACCGGCACCAAGCCCCTTCCCGGCGGGGATTTTGGCATGACCGAGGCCTCTGCCAAAATGGCCGAATTGCGCGCCCGCTATCCCTTCCTTTCCGAGCGCGAGGCGCAGCGTCTGATCCGCCTCTACGGCACCCGGGCAGTCGCTTTCCTTGGCGCGGCAGCATCGGCCTCCGACCTTGGCGAGGATTTCGGTCACGGCCTGACCGCTGCCGAGGTTGATCATCTCATTGCCCACGAATGGGCCCGCACCGCCGAAGACGTGCTATGGCGGCGGACCAAGCTGGGGCTGCACTTCACTCCCGAACAAACCGCGCGCCTCGCTGCCTATCTCGCTGAAAGGACTTCCCAAGCATGA